A genomic window from Bradyrhizobium lupini includes:
- a CDS encoding ABC transporter substrate-binding protein: MTAVRFQVAGVLAAFALCTAMSGPVLAQKKYDSGASDTEIKIGNIMPYSGPASAYAAIGKAEEAYFNKINAEGGIGGRTIKFISYDDGYSPPKTVEQARKLFESDGVLLIFGSLGTSTNGAIRKYMNEKKVPQLFVASGASKWNDPKQYPWTMGWQPSYASEARIYAKYIMKEKPDGKIGVLYQNDDFGKDYLKGLKDGLGPKASMIVLEDGYDTSEPAIDEHVVKLKASGADIFVSITTPKFAAQAIKKAAEIGWHPVHIISNVSASVGGVLEPAGLEISQGILSASYTKDASDPQWNADDGMKKFYNFLAKYDPKANKLDAGVVFGYAAAQTMVKVLQMCGDDLTRDNVMKQAASLKDFQPDTLLPGIKINTAADDFAPIEQLQMMRFKGKKWELFGDVISSELDH; encoded by the coding sequence ATGACTGCCGTTCGATTTCAGGTTGCGGGCGTTCTGGCCGCATTCGCGTTGTGCACTGCGATGAGCGGCCCGGTCCTGGCGCAGAAGAAATACGACAGCGGCGCTTCCGATACCGAGATCAAAATCGGCAACATCATGCCCTATAGCGGCCCGGCCTCCGCCTATGCGGCGATCGGCAAGGCCGAGGAAGCCTATTTCAACAAGATCAATGCCGAGGGCGGCATCGGCGGCCGCACGATCAAGTTCATCTCCTACGACGACGGCTATTCGCCGCCGAAGACGGTGGAGCAGGCCCGCAAGCTGTTCGAGAGCGACGGGGTGCTGCTGATCTTCGGCTCGCTCGGCACCTCCACCAACGGCGCCATCCGCAAATACATGAACGAGAAGAAGGTGCCGCAATTGTTCGTGGCGAGCGGCGCTTCGAAGTGGAACGATCCGAAGCAATATCCCTGGACCATGGGCTGGCAGCCGAGCTACGCCAGCGAGGCGCGCATCTACGCCAAATACATCATGAAGGAGAAGCCGGACGGCAAGATCGGCGTGCTCTATCAGAACGACGATTTCGGCAAGGACTACCTGAAAGGGCTGAAGGATGGCCTTGGACCCAAGGCCTCGATGATCGTGCTGGAAGACGGTTACGACACGTCGGAGCCGGCAATCGACGAGCACGTTGTGAAATTGAAGGCCTCCGGCGCCGACATTTTCGTCAGCATCACCACCCCGAAATTTGCAGCGCAGGCGATCAAGAAGGCGGCCGAGATCGGCTGGCATCCGGTCCACATCATCTCCAACGTCTCGGCCTCGGTCGGCGGCGTACTCGAGCCGGCGGGGCTCGAGATCTCGCAAGGGATCCTGTCGGCGAGCTACACCAAGGACGCCTCCGACCCGCAATGGAATGCCGATGACGGCATGAAGAAATTCTACAACTTCCTCGCCAAATACGATCCCAAGGCCAACAAGCTCGATGCCGGCGTGGTGTTCGGCTATGCCGCCGCGCAGACCATGGTGAAGGTGCTGCAAATGTGCGGTGACGACCTCACCCGCGACAACGTCATGAAGCAGGCCGCCTCCTTGAAGGATTTCCAGCCCGACACGCTGTTGCCAGGCATCAAGATCAACACCGCAGCCGACGATTTCGCCCCGATCGAGCAGCTCCAGATGATGCGCTTCAAGGGCAAGAAGTGGGAGCTGTTCGGGGACGTGATCTCGAGCGAGCTCGACCACTGA
- a CDS encoding ABC transporter substrate-binding protein, whose translation MPAVTGKLAAASLALALIAALASTASAQKKYDTGATDTEIKVGNIMPYSGPASAYGIIGRTEAAYFKKINDEGGINGRKINFISYDDAYSPPKTVEQARKLVESDEVLFIFNSLGTPPNSAIHKYMNSKKVPQLFVATGATKWNDPQNFPWTMGWQPNYQSETQIYAKWLLKNKPDAKIAVLFQNDDYGKDYLKGLKDGLGAKAASMIVVEESYETSEPTIDNHIVKLKSTGADVFMNITTPKFAAQAIKKNAEIGWKPLHFLNNVSASVGSVMKPAGFENGQDIISADYLKDVSDPQWANDAGMKDFLAFMTKYFPEGDKLDKGTIVGYAVAQTLVQVLKQCGDDLTRENVMKQAANLKDFRTEALLPGVKINTSPTDFAPISQLQLEKFKGEKFELFGDVISADVGG comes from the coding sequence ATGCCCGCTGTCACCGGCAAACTTGCGGCCGCGTCACTGGCGCTCGCGCTCATTGCGGCCTTGGCCTCCACTGCATCGGCCCAGAAGAAATACGACACCGGCGCGACCGATACCGAGATCAAGGTCGGCAACATCATGCCTTACAGCGGACCGGCCTCCGCCTACGGCATCATCGGACGGACCGAAGCTGCCTATTTCAAGAAGATCAACGACGAAGGCGGCATCAACGGTCGCAAGATCAACTTCATCAGCTACGACGACGCCTACTCGCCGCCGAAAACGGTGGAGCAGGCGCGCAAGCTGGTCGAGAGCGACGAGGTGCTGTTCATCTTCAACTCGCTCGGCACGCCGCCGAACTCGGCGATCCACAAATACATGAACTCGAAGAAGGTGCCGCAGCTCTTCGTCGCCACCGGCGCCACCAAGTGGAACGATCCGCAGAACTTCCCCTGGACCATGGGGTGGCAGCCCAACTACCAGAGCGAGACGCAGATCTACGCGAAGTGGCTGCTGAAGAACAAGCCCGACGCCAAGATCGCCGTGCTGTTCCAGAACGACGATTACGGCAAGGATTATCTCAAGGGCCTGAAGGACGGCCTCGGCGCCAAAGCCGCGTCGATGATCGTCGTGGAGGAGAGCTACGAGACCTCCGAACCGACCATCGACAACCACATCGTCAAGCTGAAGTCGACCGGCGCCGACGTCTTCATGAACATCACGACGCCGAAATTCGCAGCCCAGGCGATCAAGAAGAACGCCGAGATCGGCTGGAAGCCGCTGCACTTCCTCAACAACGTCTCTGCCTCCGTCGGCAGCGTGATGAAGCCTGCCGGCTTCGAGAACGGCCAGGACATCATCTCGGCCGATTATCTGAAGGACGTCTCGGATCCGCAGTGGGCCAATGATGCCGGCATGAAGGACTTTCTCGCCTTCATGACCAAATACTTCCCCGAGGGCGACAAGCTCGATAAGGGCACGATCGTCGGCTATGCCGTGGCCCAGACCCTGGTTCAGGTCTTGAAGCAGTGCGGTGACGATCTCACGCGCGAGAACGTCATGAAGCAAGCGGCGAATCTGAAGGACTTCCGCACCGAGGCCCTGCTGCCGGGCGTGAAGATCAACACCTCGCCGACCGATTTCGCGCCGATCAGCCAGCTTCAACTCGAGAAGTTCAAAGGCGAGAAGTTTGAGCTGTTCGGAGACGTGATCAGCGCCGACGTCGGCGGCTAG
- a CDS encoding putative bifunctional diguanylate cyclase/phosphodiesterase: protein MGESDQEVASIDPLVLGELLKCAANNLWLGIILFGSDRRVIFCNPRYREMYALSPDQVHPGTPIKDLIEHRLKLGLSIGGEAGAYVRARTEGSVVSEQTVQQFADGRIIAYTIHPLPDGGGMATHEDITEREELSRRLQERNFQFDIAINNMSHGLCFFSADHRLVVCNTHFIEMYGLPPDRVRPGTPLQEILDLRYEVGSVPAMTREEYAKWRTDVAMSAEAMDRIVEMQNGRTFKIRHRPMPDLGWVATHEDITEQRKAELQIAHMAHHDALTDLANRALLGQRLKQALEQGGMFAIHHVDLDKFKAVNDTLGHQAGDILLQDVSRRLKQLARDSDTVARMGGDEFVILQTPISDSSEADLLARDVVRTLSAPFGLDGHQTIAGASIGIAIAPGDGSTPEQLLHNADLALYRAKSDGRGMHCFFEPAMGEEAQSRRGLEQDLRNGLAAGQFELHYQPVVKTDGGDISGFEALIRWRHPGRGLVAPNSFIPLAEEIGLIVPIGEWVIRQACATASRWPNHLHVAVNISAVQFRQPGLTEVIVGALAASGLDPRRLEIEITESVLLQDRNGTLTTLHQLRALGIKVAMDDFGTGYSSLTYLQCFPFDKIKIDRSFVSGVENNAASLSIVRAVAALARGMGMTTTAEGVETEEQRDRIAAEGCTEMQGYLFSPPLPALEIERRFLSAEAAPAMPHRFAAA, encoded by the coding sequence ATGGGGGAGAGTGATCAGGAGGTCGCAAGCATTGATCCGCTTGTGCTCGGCGAGTTGCTCAAGTGCGCCGCCAATAATCTGTGGCTTGGGATCATCCTCTTTGGCAGCGACCGCAGGGTCATTTTCTGCAACCCGCGCTACCGCGAGATGTACGCGCTCTCGCCCGACCAGGTGCACCCGGGCACGCCGATCAAGGACCTGATCGAGCATCGGCTCAAACTGGGCCTGAGCATCGGCGGAGAAGCCGGCGCCTATGTCCGTGCCCGCACCGAGGGTTCGGTCGTCAGCGAGCAGACGGTCCAGCAATTCGCCGACGGACGAATCATCGCCTACACCATTCATCCCCTGCCCGACGGCGGCGGCATGGCGACGCACGAGGACATTACAGAGCGCGAAGAGCTCAGTCGGCGGTTGCAGGAGCGCAACTTCCAGTTCGACATCGCGATCAACAACATGTCGCACGGACTCTGCTTCTTCAGCGCCGACCATCGGCTGGTGGTCTGCAACACGCACTTTATCGAGATGTACGGCCTGCCGCCCGACCGCGTTCGTCCGGGCACGCCGCTCCAGGAGATCCTCGACCTACGCTACGAGGTCGGCAGCGTGCCGGCGATGACGCGGGAGGAATACGCCAAATGGCGGACCGATGTCGCCATGTCAGCCGAGGCCATGGACCGCATCGTCGAGATGCAGAACGGGCGAACCTTCAAGATCAGGCACCGACCGATGCCCGATCTCGGGTGGGTCGCGACCCACGAAGACATCACCGAGCAGCGCAAGGCGGAATTGCAGATTGCGCATATGGCGCACCACGACGCGCTGACGGACCTCGCCAATCGCGCCCTGCTCGGTCAGCGCCTCAAGCAGGCGCTCGAACAGGGCGGGATGTTCGCGATCCACCACGTCGATCTCGACAAGTTCAAGGCCGTCAACGACACCCTGGGCCACCAGGCCGGCGACATCCTGCTGCAGGATGTCAGCCGCCGCCTCAAGCAGCTCGCGCGCGACAGCGATACGGTCGCGCGCATGGGTGGCGATGAATTCGTGATCCTCCAGACGCCGATTTCCGATTCGAGCGAGGCGGACCTGCTGGCGCGCGACGTTGTCAGGACGCTGAGTGCTCCGTTCGGGCTCGACGGACACCAGACCATTGCGGGCGCGAGCATCGGGATCGCGATTGCGCCTGGCGACGGCTCGACGCCCGAGCAACTCCTGCACAATGCCGATCTGGCCCTGTATCGCGCGAAAAGCGACGGCCGCGGCATGCACTGCTTCTTCGAACCGGCCATGGGCGAAGAAGCGCAAAGCCGTCGCGGGCTGGAGCAGGACCTGCGCAACGGCCTTGCCGCCGGCCAGTTCGAACTGCACTACCAGCCGGTCGTGAAGACCGACGGCGGCGATATCAGCGGCTTCGAAGCCTTGATCCGTTGGCGACATCCAGGGCGCGGACTGGTCGCGCCGAACAGCTTTATCCCGCTTGCGGAAGAGATCGGCCTGATCGTGCCGATCGGCGAATGGGTGATCCGGCAGGCCTGTGCCACTGCAAGCCGGTGGCCGAACCATCTGCACGTCGCCGTCAACATCTCGGCGGTGCAATTCCGCCAGCCGGGCCTGACGGAGGTGATCGTCGGCGCGCTGGCGGCCTCCGGCCTCGATCCGCGGCGGCTGGAGATCGAGATCACGGAAAGTGTTCTGCTGCAGGACAGGAACGGGACGCTGACGACGCTGCACCAGCTCCGCGCACTGGGCATCAAGGTCGCCATGGACGATTTCGGCACCGGCTATTCGTCACTGACCTATCTGCAATGCTTCCCCTTCGACAAGATCAAGATCGACCGGTCTTTCGTCAGCGGCGTGGAAAACAATGCGGCCTCCCTCAGCATCGTGCGGGCGGTGGCGGCACTGGCGCGCGGGATGGGCATGACGACGACGGCGGAGGGCGTGGAGACCGAGGAGCAACGGGACCGGATCGCAGCGGAGGGCTGCACCGAAATGCAGGGCTATCTGTTCAGCCCTCCCTTGCCCGCCCTGGAAATCGAGCGCCGTTTCCTGTCCGCGGAAGCAGCACCTGCCATGCCCCACCGGTTCGCCGCGGCGTAA
- a CDS encoding glycerate kinase has product MSGAFAASLSCPLKALRHDRPTPPAPRALRRRRCRRSSEHNSGAAPAARAKGRVICLAAGKGAAAMAAAAERHYLDTLGLAPERLVGIATTRHGYGVPTRRIRVVEAGHPVPDEAGLKGAADTLALAAEAGPDDLLLVLLTGGGSANWIAPVNGISFGQKQAVNKALLRSGAPIGEMNVVRKHLSRIKGGRLARAGKNAAEIVTLAISDVPHDDPSAIASGPTVPDPTTLNDARAIVARYKLDIDDAVRRALDDPANESCKPGDAAFARAHFELIARPKQSLDAAVKLAHEAGYETIDLGADLEGEARDVAADHARLALQARAQGKRVAILSGGELTVTVRGNGRGGPNQEYALALAGLLKDTPDISALAGDTDGADGGAGNPTDPAGALIDAATFAKMAAQRLEPQAYLDNNDATTFFEATGDLLLPGPTLTNVNDIRVILVD; this is encoded by the coding sequence GTGAGCGGCGCGTTCGCCGCCAGTCTTTCCTGTCCGCTCAAGGCCCTTCGTCATGACCGACCGACGCCCCCTGCTCCGCGCGCTCTACGACGCCGCCGTTGCCGCCGCTCATCCGAGCACAATTCTGGCGCCGCACCTGCGGCCCGCGCCAAGGGACGCGTGATCTGTCTCGCCGCCGGCAAGGGCGCGGCCGCGATGGCCGCCGCCGCCGAGCGGCATTATCTCGACACGCTCGGGCTCGCACCGGAACGCCTCGTCGGCATCGCCACCACGCGTCACGGCTACGGCGTGCCGACGCGCCGCATCCGCGTGGTCGAGGCCGGTCATCCCGTGCCCGACGAAGCCGGCCTGAAGGGCGCGGCCGACACGCTGGCGCTCGCGGCCGAGGCCGGGCCGGACGATCTGCTCTTGGTGCTGCTCACCGGCGGCGGCTCGGCGAACTGGATCGCGCCCGTCAACGGCATCAGCTTCGGGCAGAAGCAGGCGGTCAACAAGGCGCTGCTCCGCTCCGGCGCGCCGATCGGCGAGATGAATGTCGTGCGCAAGCATCTGTCGCGGATCAAGGGCGGGCGGCTGGCGCGCGCCGGCAAAAATGCCGCCGAGATCGTGACGCTTGCGATTTCCGACGTGCCGCATGACGATCCCTCCGCGATCGCCTCAGGTCCGACCGTGCCCGATCCGACCACGCTCAATGATGCGCGCGCCATTGTCGCCAGGTACAAGCTCGACATCGACGATGCCGTCCGCCGCGCGCTGGACGACCCCGCCAACGAGAGCTGCAAGCCCGGTGATGCCGCCTTCGCGCGCGCGCATTTCGAATTGATCGCACGTCCGAAGCAATCGCTCGACGCTGCGGTCAAACTCGCGCATGAGGCCGGTTACGAGACGATCGATCTCGGCGCCGACCTCGAAGGGGAGGCCCGCGACGTTGCCGCCGATCACGCCAGGCTGGCGCTTCAGGCCCGCGCGCAGGGCAAGCGGGTCGCGATCCTCTCCGGCGGCGAGCTCACGGTCACCGTGCGCGGCAATGGCCGCGGCGGGCCGAACCAGGAATATGCGCTGGCGCTCGCCGGCCTCTTGAAGGACACGCCTGACATCTCCGCGCTCGCCGGCGACACCGACGGCGCCGATGGCGGTGCCGGCAATCCCACTGATCCCGCCGGCGCGCTGATCGACGCGGCGACGTTCGCGAAGATGGCGGCGCAGCGGCTGGAGCCGCAGGCCTATCTCGACAACAACGACGCGACCACGTTCTTCGAGGCGACGGGCGACCTGTTGCTGCCGGGGCCCACGCTGACCAATGTGAACGACATCAGGGTAATCCTGGTCGACTGA